The genomic region ggtcctttgggaccaactttgcagcatcATGGCACTAACCCAAATCTTTAACTACAATGTGCTGAATGGATCCATAAGCAGTGTTCAAGtgctctgccagctctctgattaccaatttgtggttattgatcaacttttcttttactttcttgattttgtaatcatttttttatgttggcgGCCGGACATTACGTTCGTCATTCTTGATGAACTCACTCTCTCTTCTGAAGTGTTaatgccactcgtaaacggcgtttttttcttttcattttgtcttTTGGGGCATGAACAAACTTAAGGATCTCTTTTTCCTACGTTCCATCTGCTAACTTTTTAGCAAAAGTTCTCATTTCtatgcttttgagtactttttcttttagAATTTCCTCTGAAACACGttgcttttccaagaggacgtCACGGATTTAATAAGTAGCTCAAGATGGTTgacacagggtgaaaattagCCACCTTACATCACCttaaattattgcttcatgcatTTGCACGGTATTAGGCCTCtgcttttcgccaagcgttggCAAGTGgcaaatagatgaagcaactggtataaataaatgttttttggcACCGCAGGGAGCTGCTTAACATTACATTTGTTAGTAATGTGCGTTATGCCAATTTTATGAGGCATAACCGTACTCACTagtggcgaatcttgctcgagaACTTTGTGGCCGCTTTtgcaagcaaatttttttgtcaacTGAGCCGAGCAGAAAggtagcgagcagagaagtggcgaatagaagtggccaattatttttaaaacataaatggCAAGCTCTTCATTTTAATAGGGTGATTCAAGCGGGATAATAAACATTAATAGTTTCACAATGtaagcaataaattttattaagctttaaaaaaagtgCCTAATAGAAAatcctgtatttatttttatttgtcacaaataaatgcaaattttattagaaaaaaaatacaaaacgtaCTTTAATAATACACAAAGTAGTCTTTTAGTTCAAAATCAATACAGACAAATTaatacttatataaaaaatagctcATAAAAACGGCAAGTTTACGACGAATCGTAGTTCAAAACATGAAAACCATAGAAATGGCTTAAAAAATTGCGCATAAGAAGTATTTTAGTCTAAAACTGTACAACTCATAAAATATAGCACAAATACATTTTtcgcttaaaaatatttaaataatagaatagttgtaaaatatcaataaattcaaataattaaatttaataatatcgTAATTGTGAATAATATCGGAAAGAATTGCAAATAATtctgaattaatattttaaatatattattgcattttttacatttacgcTCACATCTGATTTAAAGTTCCACAGAACTCggtatttaaatattgtttcgATACTTGCTTTGAGCATCTAACtacactttaaattattttgaattccgaaataataacaattttcttcttcttttttccattttacctCTTTAATAttcattgttgttattgcaactCTATAAAATTCATGCTTGCAGCTAGTTTTTTGTttctagaaaataaattttgcgtttTACATAATTcggttttgttttcttcttttcgtagtttaatttagcttttattttttaccctctattagttttttctttttattcttatttaagtttttctatttGAAATACCTCCTTTTTTCCTCCACACCTCATTTTCGCTTCTTTATATTTACCTCCCATTTTCTGCTCTAATTTTTATCTCATCTACTTCGTTCGCCTTTTACATCTTCCTGCCTACCGCAGCAATGCCACTGGATTGTGCTGTAATTTTGCCGCCATCTTTGCTGTTCACCCCTCCACTGGCATTGCCACCAGTGTTACCCTTCACTGCCGCCGCTGTTTTGTATGTACTGCTGCACTGCGAGTCCGCCACCGATCTGCCATCGCCTTCGTCACGTCGACAAAATTCATTGAAGGGACTGCTCGCTCGCTTCACGTTAGATATAGTCATGCTTGTCTCGGCTTTTGTCTTGATGCTGCTGACATTCGTCTTAATCTTGTGTTGTCTCTCTAGTATCTCGGCCGTCGTCAGTTCACTTGCCTTCACTATGCTCGAGGGCACATTGCTTAGCCATGGCTTGAGCGTGCCTTTCTTTTGCACTGTGGCTGCCTTGCAACGGCATATGATGTCGGCAGGTTCACCACAAATTGAGCAGGTGTCCTTTGCGCTTACTGCGTTGTTGGTAACGTTTACGCTTGAGCTGCCAACGTTGGCATTGTTGGCTCCACAAGTATTAACGAGAGCGGAGTTGTTGCTATTACCTGTGATGTGCGTCGGCATGTTCAGAGTTTTCGTGTTCGCCGTGCTGACAGACGATGAGGACGAGGTGCCGCTGAGTTCCAGCTCATTTACGGCATCCACAATGCTCTTGATGGTGCACGTGCTATTAagtttgttgctgctgctgtttacACCTGGTTCATCATCGTAATTCTTGCTTAGCAGCAATTTAGAGAGTGGTGGTGCGAGACCCAATCCTAGATTGCGTTCATGGTATACCTCCGAAATGGTAGGTGTTTCGCGGTTCATGTGGCGCATTATTGAGTCTTGTATGCTCTTCTGATTCACCTTGCTGGCCTCCTTGGAAACTACGCTTTGACTGCTGCTCGTTGCTGTGCCACTAGCTGCTGCAGACTTAAGCTCCTTCTTCGCCTCATTGAGCAGTTCGGTGTCAGCTTGGGAGAAGTACAGATTCGATGCGTTTACGATGAGCGCATTGTCGTCCTCTTCGGGTAGACTTAGTGGCTTGCGACTGCCGGGAAGCGCGCCAGCTATGCCACTAGCACCTTGATGGTTGCCATTCAAGTTGGATGGAGCTTCCGAACGTACGTTGAGTCGATCCATGAAGAGCGCATGTTCTTTGCTGAGGCGTGCAGCTACCGACGACTGAGCGTTGCCCAGTTTAATTTTAGGTTTGAGGCGGAAGTGTGACATTGGAGTCTGAGCTAATTCCAAACCACGTTCAATTTCCGATTCGGAGCTTGTGGACTCCAAGTTTGCTGCTGACATGGTTGTACCAGTCATAGAAGTGGCTGGTCCCAGATTATTGTAGACAGGTGCCATTGGAGGGACAGGTCGCAAACTATCGACCAGTGGCAGATTTTGTCTAGGCGGTGGCAGTGGTGGCATATGACCATGCGGAGGCTGGTTGTTGCGTCGCAGCACAGTTGCGTGCCCAGAAATCTCCCAGTCTGTGGTAGAACTGGCGGAACTTGAGCTATCTGGGCGTCTGGAGATGCCACTCGGCACGACACTCATTTCTGGTATAACACTGTCACCCAGGTAGTTCATGCCAGCGCTGGAATAAAGGTTGCGTATGCGAGTTTGATGTGCCAATGCCATTGAAACGTTCTGTTCAACTGGGTTTTGTGTAGTAACTGGTGGGCTGGGTGTGAAAGCAGCATCGCTTTCACCACCGCCGCCGGGGCGTGAGACACGTACTGGTGCGCGCAAACTGGAATAACCTAAACGAGGACCTGTGGTCTTGTTAATATGTGCTTGCGAGATGTAACCATCTGAAAGTTCGCTGTCGGTAGTGTTGGCCAGGCTCGAATCTTGTGTAGGATAAAGCGCCGAGCCAGCGCTGCCCGGCGCGCTGGGTATTGATTCGGTGTCAGTGCGTCCACCATCGGGCTCACCGCGTCGACGTACATACGAAATGAATGCACTGCCACTGCTGCTAATGACGCGTGTGCGATTAATTGGCGGCAGTTGTAAACCAATGCCCAAGGCCTTAGTGGAATCCGCAGTTAGATGTGACGAAGCTGCTGTCGGTATTGACGTGAGTGCCAGTGCAGGATTGGATACTGAAACTTGTAGATCGGCATGCGTTTCCTCAGCGAGTGATTCACAGCTGCTGGACGAGTCCAAACCCAGGCTTTTAGGCGCCTCTTGAGTGTCTGAAAAATGAACACAATTTTGTAAAAGCTGCAAAATGAATAATAGAAATTAGTTTACCGAAGAGTGCCAACAGCGCCTGTAACACAAATTGGCAGTTGCGTCGATTCGCTTGTTTGCCCGTACGTAGCGTCACCTGATCCTGCCCGACCTCAGTGAGATCAAATCCAATGGATGCTAACAGCTCGTGACAGCCCGCAACGCGCCACAAGCGCACACTTAGCGGTATTTCAATGCAGGCTTCTGTCTCGTTGTTACCTTTTGGCGGGAATTGTGCCAATACATTtcttataagtgtaataatatCGTCCGCTACATCGGCGCTGCTAACCAGCTTCGCCAATGCCTGTAGGGTAAGTGGTGTCAGGGCCAAAAGTGCTTGTAAGCTAGCCGAACATTGTGAGAGCCGATCCTCGGGGTCAGATTGTGGGAAGAAAACGCTTGATGGTATGCCATTGGCGGCAGGCTCAAAACGGAAACCCACTGCCATTAATAGATCCTTCCAACCGCCCACTGGTCCAGCCTTGTTCTCAATGCTCTTTTGTGTGGTATACATGGCATTCTTTTGGCCACGATGAATGCGCTGCAAACTCTTTTCCACCAGATGCAGGCAAACACGCAGCGCATCGCGGCACTTATCTGGTGTACGCATTAGCTCACAGAGTGCATTACCCATCATGGCGACCTTGTTCGAGAGACGTACATTACCGCCGATTAGAAGAAAACCAGCCCAATTTGCCGGGTGAGCAAAGTGTTTCGTATGCTGGACTGTCTGCATGGCCTCGGCGAGAGCTCtgtaaaagtaaaagaaagaaCAGTTAATGAGATAAACTCCGTCAGCTATAGTGAGCTTACCGTGCAGCACGTGCACCCTGTAATAGCGCCGAATAAAAGGCACGTAGCAGAATCTTTGCAGCAGTCTCTGGCACGGGCCACAAAGAGATGAGCACGGCACCGGCACCGGCGCACAACCAGCTGCCAGCCAAATTGGCCACACCTGCGCCTGTGATCGGTTCAATGGAGTGATACGAGCTAAGAACTACCAGCTTGGCATTTAATTTCATAGTAAGCACATCTGCTGCCGATAGTATGAAATCGGATAGCTGTGGTAACTCTATATTACCACCAGATAGCTCGTTGGTTTCTTCGTCCTGTGCACCACCAGCGGCTGAGGACTGATAGTAACGCTTCTGTGTCTGCGAATCCACCACATCGCCCGGGCTGAGCACTACGGCACCAAGTTTCCAGCTCAGATTAGCGGCAAAGTGTACGCACTCCGCGGTCGGTAGCTCGGAGATGACCGCCTCTTTGGTGGCATTGCAGCCTGCAATGGCCTTCGCTTGCAACATATCGGCCACCATAGCGGCTTCTTGTAACGAGGCAGGTGATTCTGACCAGCCCCAGGTTTCGGATAATACAGAAGGTATACGCGGACCGCCGACAACCAAGGCGGTACTTAAATTTTCAGTCAATTCACGTGTGCGCAAAATTTTGCTCTTCAAACGCAGCGTTTGTAGTGAAGGAATCGTGATTATGGAGCAACGTTCCGATAGGTATTCGCCATCATCTTTAGAGCTGCGCAGTATGGCGAAAGGCACCAAATAGAGCTCGTTTTCTAACACCAAGATGAGCTCTTTGCGTCCTTGACGTGACACTGAACAGCCTGATGGTAGTAAGTCATCGAATGGTTCCAGCAGTAGATTGTAGAGGGTATGCAGACACGTGGGTCCTTGCCAAGCGGGCAATGTGGGCACACGTCGCGAGCGCGTCGAACCTTGTAGACTACCGATGGAACGTGTAGAGCCTTGCAGACTAGCGACCGAACCACCCACTGAGCCCAAGCTGAATAGCGAACTCAGTGAATAGTTGGAGGAGTTCATCATGTGATTCCGATTGACCATGCGCAGAAAGCCGCTACGTTCATTGGCAAAATCATCCAGCAGGTTCTCTGAACTCGAGCGCCAGCCACTACCATCACCTTCGAGCAAGACACTATCCGAGTTGACGCCCAAATTGTCGCGCACCATATTAATATAGCGCTCCAGCAGACTTCCTTTTGGCTGTGTATTTTTCGAATGCTCCGCCAGTTTTTCActcgatattttcagcgttTCCTCATTTATATGTACGACATGAAAACGAACTAGGCCCTTTTGTGGTTGTAAGAACCAAGCGTAGAGCTCATCACCGGCCAAGCTAAAGTATAGCACATTCGTCTTGGAGCGATTGACGATGTCATAGATGGACTCGCTGCAGGTGATGGTGGTTTTGCGTGATATGCTATTCGTGTCCGGACTGGTGCGTGCCTTGCAACGTTCGGCGGCTACCAAGGCGTCCTCGTTGCGCTGTGTGGCGACAAGAATTTGTTGCAGTATGTGATAGCAAGACGTTTGCAGATCGAAAAGACTGGTGCGTCCTTCGGGACTGCGCTGGTCATAGCGCACAGACTCCAGTAATTGGGCTGCGCTTTCCATTTGGGTGCGTGCATCTTCGTTGTCATCGGAAGCGCGTAGAGAAAGACCTGAAAAGGGCAGTTGTTCGATTAAATTCTCGTTTTATTTACCCAGCGAACTCACCGAGTTGATATCTTATTTTGGCCTCCTCTTCCGATTTGTTGATCGACTGCGCAATTGCCAGACCTTGACGCAGAAAGTTGATGGCCTGTGTATTCTGCCTCATTTGATGGAAAACTCGGCCTATTAAACGAAAAAGTGATTAGCATGAAGAATGGAAAGAAATGATTGCCTAAAAGATGCCACTCACCAAGTGAACCGCACGCGTATGCCTTGCTAAGACGATCTGCTGTCAGCGCCAATTGTTTTTCATAGAATTTTACCGCATCCACATAGTTGCCTATGGATTCATACACCGCGCCCAGGTTGCCACATGCACGCGACTGCAGCGCTTCAGCCCCCAAGTGCTCGCACATTTCCAAGTCCATTTTGTGCAGACGCAGTGCGCCCTCTGCATCGTTCATGCGTTGATAAACATTACCCAATGCGCTCGTAGCATCCGAGACCAGTGCGCGGTCGCCCAACTCGCGTGCAATTTCCTGCTGGTGTTCCAAACAGTTGACTGCTTGCTCATAGTTGCCCAGCGCTGAATGTATATTACCCAAGTCACCATAGGCCACAGCTTTGACCTCAGGACTGCCCAATTCGTGTGCCACCACCAGACGTTTCTCCAAGCAAACTAGCGCTTCTGGCAGGTTTCCAAGAGCGCGGTGACTATGTCCCAGACCGCGGTAGGCACGTTCTTGATCTCGATAGCTTTGTAGTGCCGTCGCAAGTTGTAAGTGGCGCTCGTGGCATTTGATGCCCTCCTCAAAGTCACCCAACGCATCATAGCAGTCACCAAGGTGACCGAGTGCACGCGCGCGATCGTGTTGTGTCGTCGGCATGTTTACGCGCTCCAATGTACCCAATTGCTGCTCTAAATAGCCTATGGCATCTTCATATAGACCCATGTTGAGCTTAGCAATGCCGAGATTGCCATAGGACTGCGCCTCTACGCCCGAGTCTTGCAGCTCTTGTGCGCGTCCCAGCTGTTCTTGATAACACTTGACAGCGTGCTGGTAATTGCCTAGGGCCATGTGTACAGCGCCGAGGTGACCGTGTGCTTTGCATTCGCCCGGAAGATCGGACATCTCTTGGCGGAGCGCTAACTCTTGCGTATGATAGCCGAGCGCTTTGTCGAATTTTTTGATGAGACGATGTGCTAGCCCAAGCGCACCACAAGCAGCGGCCTCCAACGGTCGCTCGCGTGCATGACGAGAGAGCGAGAGTTGCCGCTGGTACATTTTGATCGCTTCATCGTGGTCAGCGCTGCGTACCAATATGTCGCCCAAATTACCGAGCGCGCGAAACTTGCCGGATACATGGCTGGTCATGTGTGCCACAGCTAGGAAGAACTTTTGACAGTCCAGAGCAGCTTGTGAATTCCCCAGCGCCAAATGCGCTAGACCCAGATTGCAGTAGGCGCGTCCCATATTTATTTTGTCCTGTAAGTCTTTTGCCAGCGCCAAGTCTTGATCATAGTAACGAACCGCTTCGCGATAGTTACCAATGCAGTAGTGCACATAGCCAAGGAAGTGACACGCCTTACCCTCGGCCGCCACGTCACCCAGCTCCTGGGAGAGCATCAAGTACTGCTCATAGTAGGGTACTGCTTGCGCGAACTCTTGTCTTGAGCTGAAGCAGTTGCCTAGATTGAGCAGCGCGCAGGCTTCACCCGCTGTGTCCTTCAGCTCACGTGCGATGTTCAAATGCGCGCGGTAGTGCATCAGCGCCATGTCATGTGCGCCCAAAGCCTGATAGGCTACGGCGAGATTGCCGTGTGTGGATGCTTCCGCGCTGCGATCGTGCACCTCTTTACTGATCGTCAACTCCTGCTTGTGGTACTTGATGGCTGCCTCATACAGGCCTGCGGCAGAGTACGCGTTCCCTATGTTACCATAGGCGCGTCCCATACCAGCGCGATCGTGCAGCTGTCTAGTGATGGTTAGATGTGCCTGATGCAGCTTAAGCGCGGCGTCATG from Anastrepha obliqua isolate idAnaObli1 chromosome 2, idAnaObli1_1.0, whole genome shotgun sequence harbors:
- the LOC129237897 gene encoding tetratricopeptide repeat protein 28; translated protein: MTNYENLLNLPLNCNANDNSGGLATQEIIKMSQRDFSENEPECTPELPAANRALFLEKVRQSNAACQSGDFATAVTLYTDALQLDPGNYILYSNRSAARLKQGQFALALQDATKARELCPQWPKAYFRQGVALQCLGRYGEALASFSAGLAQDTQHKQLLAGLMEASVKSPLRHALEPTFQQLRAMNLDQSPFVVISVVGQELLQAGQYHSAVTVLEAALRIGSCSLKLRGSVFSALSSAHWALNQLDKAIGYMQQDLAVAKSLGDTAGECRAHGNLGSAYFSQGSFKEALTAHRYQLVLAMKCKDTQAAAAALTSLGHVYTAIGDYPNALASHKQCVQLVKQIGDRLQEAREIGNVGAVYLAMGEFDSAVDCHTQHLRLARKLGNQVEEARAYSNLGSSHHYRRNFAQAITFHEQVLRISKQLGDRNIEARAYAGLGHAARCAGDCVQAKKWHEKQLEMALAARDKIGEGRACSNLGIVYQLLGEHDAALKLHQAHLTITRQLHDRAGMGRAYGNIGNAYSAAGLYEAAIKYHKQELTISKEVHDRSAEASTHGNLAVAYQALGAHDMALMHYRAHLNIARELKDTAGEACALLNLGNCFSSRQEFAQAVPYYEQYLMLSQELGDVAAEGKACHFLGYVHYCIGNYREAVRYYDQDLALAKDLQDKINMGRAYCNLGLAHLALGNSQAALDCQKFFLAVAHMTSHVSGKFRALGNLGDILVRSADHDEAIKMYQRQLSLSRHARERPLEAAACGALGLAHRLIKKFDKALGYHTQELALRQEMSDLPGECKAHGHLGAVHMALGNYQHAVKCYQEQLGRAQELQDSGVEAQSYGNLGIAKLNMGLYEDAIGYLEQQLGTLERVNMPTTQHDRARALGHLGDCYDALGDFEEGIKCHERHLQLATALQSYRDQERAYRGLGHSHRALGNLPEALVCLEKRLVVAHELGSPEVKAVAYGDLGNIHSALGNYEQAVNCLEHQQEIARELGDRALVSDATSALGNVYQRMNDAEGALRLHKMDLEMCEHLGAEALQSRACGNLGAVYESIGNYVDAVKFYEKQLALTADRLSKAYACGSLGRVFHQMRQNTQAINFLRQGLAIAQSINKSEEEAKIRYQLGLSLRASDDNEDARTQMESAAQLLESVRYDQRSPEGRTSLFDLQTSCYHILQQILVATQRNEDALVAAERCKARTSPDTNSISRKTTITCSESIYDIVNRSKTNVLYFSLAGDELYAWFLQPQKGLVRFHVVHINEETLKISSEKLAEHSKNTQPKGSLLERYINMVRDNLGVNSDSVLLEGDGSGWRSSSENLLDDFANERSGFLRMVNRNHMMNSSNYSLSSLFSLGSVGGSVASLQGSTRSIGSLQGSTRSRRVPTLPAWQGPTCLHTLYNLLLEPFDDLLPSGCSVSRQGRKELILVLENELYLVPFAILRSSKDDGEYLSERCSIITIPSLQTLRLKSKILRTRELTENLSTALVVGGPRIPSVLSETWGWSESPASLQEAAMVADMLQAKAIAGCNATKEAVISELPTAECVHFAANLSWKLGAVVLSPGDVVDSQTQKRYYQSSAAGGAQDEETNELSGGNIELPQLSDFILSAADVLTMKLNAKLVVLSSYHSIEPITGAGVANLAGSWLCAGAGAVLISLWPVPETAAKILLRAFYSALLQGARAARALAEAMQTVQHTKHFAHPANWAGFLLIGGNVRLSNKVAMMGNALCELMRTPDKCRDALRVCLHLVEKSLQRIHRGQKNAMYTTQKSIENKAGPVGGWKDLLMAVGFRFEPAANGIPSSVFFPQSDPEDRLSQCSASLQALLALTPLTLQALAKLVSSADVADDIITLIRNVLAQFPPKGNNETEACIEIPLSVRLWRVAGCHELLASIGFDLTEVGQDQVTLRTGKQANRRNCQFVLQALLALFDTQEAPKSLGLDSSSSCESLAEETHADLQVSVSNPALALTSIPTAASSHLTADSTKALGIGLQLPPINRTRVISSSGSAFISYVRRRGEPDGGRTDTESIPSAPGSAGSALYPTQDSSLANTTDSELSDGYISQAHINKTTGPRLGYSSLRAPVRVSRPGGGGESDAAFTPSPPVTTQNPVEQNVSMALAHQTRIRNLYSSAGMNYLGDSVIPEMSVVPSGISRRPDSSSSASSTTDWEISGHATVLRRNNQPPHGHMPPLPPPRQNLPLVDSLRPVPPMAPVYNNLGPATSMTGTTMSAANLESTSSESEIERGLELAQTPMSHFRLKPKIKLGNAQSSVAARLSKEHALFMDRLNVRSEAPSNLNGNHQGASGIAGALPGSRKPLSLPEEDDNALIVNASNLYFSQADTELLNEAKKELKSAAASGTATSSSQSVVSKEASKVNQKSIQDSIMRHMNRETPTISEVYHERNLGLGLAPPLSKLLLSKNYDDEPGVNSSSNKLNSTCTIKSIVDAVNELELSGTSSSSSVSTANTKTLNMPTHITGNSNNSALVNTCGANNANVGSSSVNVTNNAVSAKDTCSICGEPADIICRCKAATVQKKGTLKPWLSNVPSSIVKASELTTAEILERQHKIKTNVSSIKTKAETSMTISNVKRASSPFNEFCRRDEGDGRSVADSQCSSTYKTAAAVKGNTGGNASGGVNSKDGGKITAQSSGIAAVGRKM